In Pectinophora gossypiella chromosome 8, ilPecGoss1.1, whole genome shotgun sequence, the DNA window TATGTCACTTCTGTGaacatcaaaaattaaaaaagtgccataattgttataatttcctAAAACGATCTAGTATTTTACTGTCATTGTGACATTTCGATTGATCTCTAATAAATAAACAcgaattttcaataatttgggatctttttatttttcaatattttgaaCCCCGTTTTGTGTATGACCCAGTTACTTaacaataatgataaaataaataaaatgtttgtctTTAAGCCTGGCTATTGCATATGAATAAAAAATTCCATTTCTGAATTTCAACCTGAATAAATAATTGATGACGATAATGTCTTTTTCAAACATAAACCTAACAAATAAAGCGGCCTAGTGCGAATCGAACTAGCGCACCGAAGGTTCCCTACACTACACGAGATATTTGTAGGTATCACGTATTCaacaaaaaatgattttttcatGCAGTATGAgagaatgataataaaattttgaattgGTACATCGACCCGTTCTTGAGACAAACAGATAAACGGACAGAAGTAACCATATAAGGTTTCCTTTTGAGGTACGAAACCCTAATGCCGATATACTTATAAAGATCGTGCTCGTAGTTTCGTAGAAGTATCACTTCGACAACAGAGCTCGCAACATGGCAGTCACGTATATTTTTATCGTGGTTCTAGGCTTGCAAAATGTATTTATCAATTCAGGTTACGCGTTTGATTTACTACCTTACAGCGGCTTAGAGACAATTGAAGACCTGTTGCAATTTGCCGGAGAGTTTCCTAAATTAAATGACGAGATACAACAACTCATAGAACACGACGCCCTGAATCAATACAGATTAGGAGAGGATAATGAAGACAAATACCTAAATGCTACTCAATTAATGCATAAATATGGTCATGATGCAGAAATTCATCATGTTACAACTGAAGACGAATACAAACTGACGATGTACAGAATTCCTGGTGAAGGAGAACCTGTCTTTATAATGCACGGCTTGTTGATGAGTGCTGTAGATTGGCTGACGGTTGGACCTAATAAAGCTCTCCCATACATAATGGCGGAGCAAGGGTACGACGTATGGATGGGCAACGCTCGCGGCAGCTCTGTAGACTCACGGGGCCATGTATACCTATCTGCAGAAGACGATGTTGCCCGTTACTGGGATTTCAGCTGGGACGAAATCGGCCGTTACGACCTGCCCGCTATGATCGACTATGTACTGCAGAAAACTAAACGAGCTGCTGTCAAATACGTAGGCCACTCACAAGGAACAACGTCATTCTTCGTGATGTGCTCAGAGAGACCGGAATACaatgaaaaaatatcaataatggTCGCGCTCTCACCAATCGTGTATATGTCACATATGGAGAGCCCCCTCGTAAAGCTCGTGTCTCCAGTTGCAGGGCCTTTCGGAGAAATAATACGCAATGTGATAGGTTTTTACCGATTCAATCCTCAAAACCCATTGGttgaaattttaacaaaaataatttgtggCACTACTGAACTAGCTACTCTTATTTGTAGTAATATTAATTTCCTGGTTTCTGGATTTGGCGTTGGTCAAATGAATGTGACTAATCTGCCTGTGATTTTCGCTCATGCGCCAGCAGGAATCGCATCTAAGCAACTGTTCCACTACGCTCAAGAAGTTAATTCGGGGAAATTCGAAAAATATGATAACGGGCCTATTAGGAACTTACAACTTTACAATTCTATGACGCCGCTCAGGTATTCATTGGAGAAAGTAAGCGCACCAGTGGCTCTTTTCTACAAAAAGAAAGGAGATTGGTTTGCAGGCTACAAAGACGTCCTGACACTGCGCGAGAAACTTTCCAACGTTGTAGATTTCTACGACATTCCATTTGAAGGTTTCTGTCATACAGATTTTGTCTGGGGAAAGGATGTTAGAGAATTAGTTTACGAAAgagttttgaaattatttaaaaaatattaaggaCATCGCACTCGctactaaataaattacttatgacAACCGTGCCgtttttttccttatttttaagaACCTTCACGCCCACACACACAGCCTATACACAGCGCCATGTCTCAGGTTccaagttggtttacagtaaataacctgaggagctcagtggcgcagcggtaaacgcgctcgggctgcgattgttaaagttcagcaactttcgcaaaggccggtcataggatgggtgaccacaaaaaatgttttcatctcgagctcctccgtgcttcggaaggcacgttaagccgttggtcccgtctgcattagcagtcgtcaataaccatcaatccgcactgggcccgcgtggtggtttaacgcccgatctccctatccatccatagggaaggcccgtgccccagcagtggggacgttaatgggctgatgatgatgatgaaataaccTACTTTTGAATACCATACATTAGCGGGCTAGctacttaattaaattcagcagcatatgccgtcggAAGGAttcgacaactcacagatgtacccactgctagacttgtctacttcagctactttcACAGCATAATACCTTCCGGCATTTTGCTGTGGGGCCGAGCTGcagatgtagaaactattttaatTATCCAAAAAAGAGCAGTTAGCGCTTTCATAATCTGTGTCGTCGAGACTCTCTGAGAGAACTGTTGAAAGAAATGAATATACTGACTGTTTGTTGCAAGTCAGTATATTTATcaaacgtaaaaatgtatctctccttccgaggaACTGCGAAAGACATCTTACTGTACAAtgtacaataatatttaatattgttatccaaaattctagattaagtaaattaaattcatcttttttgggttatgtatacgtttttaggGGTGTAGTGGGTTAATAACGCCTATCTCTGCCAGCCGACTTCTATGGAAGTGACAGAGATGTGTTAGTTCCGTTGTTAGACCACAAACTCTCTCCAGTGGCTCCAAGTAGCTGTGATGCCTGCAGCGGCCACACCCTGGCAAACCGTGTCGGCGCACGGGCTAAACCTGGATGAGGGGCTTGCTACTTCGGTGGGCAAGTTTCGTATGCGCTTCCCTCGCGCAAAGCGCATAAAGTCTGTTTCGGTGAGAAAGGCAGCACAATGCAGATATGCAAAAGGGCTTGGCTGACTTGGCGACTCAGCAAGGCAAGGTCGATGGCCTAGGGCGACGATAGAGGGCAAATAGTTATCGTCGGCTAGACACATCATCTGACCTCTCCTTCAGTCGTATcggttttccgttccactgaagcaaggaggggtaagacgagtgtgtgcgcctgcgttttgcgcgaacgtctgcgcaccttaatatatcctgcgtacctgaccgcttccgttTACTCGACTCCGATGGATCATTTTCATCTAAAATGCCTACGTGCCATCATGAAGATCAGATGGTCTGACCGAATACGTAACACCGAAGTGCTACGACGAGCCAATATCGGTGGTATTGAGGCCTATTTGATGCGTCGGCAGCTTCGGTGGTGTGGTCACGTAACACGTATGGCGGAGGAGAGAGTGGCGAAGCGCATCTTTTATTCTGAGCTTGAGGAGGGTAAGCGAAAACATGGCGGACAGCTCCTCAGGTATAAAGATGTTCTGAAGCGGCATATGAAAAGATGCAACATTGAGCCTTCTCAATGGGAGGGTTTGGCAGCACAGCGCCCAGAATGGCGCAGGCTGGTGATGAGGCGAGTACACGAGTTCGAGCAACAGCGCacggcagacctcgacgctaaacgtgatgagttgaaggcccgtccccctgccgctattcattataattaccaaaacggtgtgctcacgtgccctcactgtgcgcgggagttcactgtaaaaataggctacataagccatcttcgggcgcatcagcgtcgtgccgactaggagtcgaagtggtcgccatggccgaaatcggtcggagagatagCTCGATACGTTTTTACTACGAAACGATATATAACGTGTTGCTCTCACGTACGCATCTATCGGTATATTCTACCTTTTCAATCTTATTGCATTagcaataacaaaacaaaaaaattaggtacctaccaggAAGAACGCGTGCGATGATCCCCTTCGTTCCCATACCAATCAGAAAGCGCTTATTAGAGTAATACGGTGAATTTTCTGTACCGTGTACACCAAGATTACCGAGCCTACCGATGCCGCGCCAACAAGGCAGGAAATCTGTACCTTCTGTGCGTTTTAGGTGTAGTTATAGCTACTTCAGTTTCGGTCCGGTAGGTATATAACCTCGAAACAAGCTCAATATgtgaaaaacattttgttttcacaaaatatcGGAAAACTGTCAACGCCAAAAGTTAATCTACTATAAAAAATGTGTAGAATAGAAATCTGTATAAACATTGGAACCTTcctattgttgttttttttaataagtaccgaCATAACATATAAATTAAACGTATTTAAACATAATACTTAGCAGCTATACTATTTCTCGCAGCTAGTGTAACCTACATTAGAAATGGTTTCCACTTAACTGAGCTAGTAGTTTGAAGCGAGCAAAAGGCGGACGCAAACGCTATTCTGAAGAGTTCTCGACCAGCCATAGTGCTTATAGATATGCTTAGGTATATATAATTTCAGGTAGcaggtataaaaaaatatattttgaaaaatataattttgaatcAGAATATTTCTAGCAACTGTTATATAATTGTTGTTGTGCGTGACTCCAGGTAACATCACACCACTGCGTTATAAAAATGATGACGATATGCCTAATACTTCCTTAAAATGTGCAGAACCCACAAATCGCTCCTATACGTATGTCTTGCTCTGAAAGGCTTCAGAGATTAGAGAGACGCAATATCCCTATACAAACATATCTACAATCATTGTTCTGTTTGTTTGCAAGAGTCCCAGTAGATACCCCGGTCGGTACCCTCCGGTCGCATTTCCTCCAGCTTTAGCTGGTACATTGGTTCGAGAGATGGTTTCAATTTCAACTGTAGTCCCAATCACcaagctaaataaataaagggtAATAGGGTTTCTGTACCAGTCACGGATACGGGGCTGGTAAGCTCGAAATCGAAGTCCAATTTTTTATTGGCATGTAAAACTTTTACGTCAATTTAGTTGCCTCTTACCTTAATTGGCAAAATTTGCAACTTGCTAAAAAGTAGGTACTAAGAAAACCCTCCTAACGACTTGAGTACTTATGATAATAACATGACAATAacttgtacttacttacttgttagtaagttgtttcaaaaataaaataagtacattgctGCGTTTGTACGTTTTCAGTAGGCAATACGTAGGTATGTTATTTCTAAACAATCGATGCTCACGCATAGCGAGCgcgtttttttatataatatagcaATTCAATTGGTTCAAATATCGCGTCACGCGCGTTAATATTGTCATTTTATATTACGGCTGCTGATCCTTGAATAACAAAGTGTAGGTTACTTAAGATAAAGATTTAGATTACTAATTGGTCATTACTATAGTCACTTTAAAATAAGGTGAGATAAGGTTTTTAATCAGGCAGGTAATTGATTTTAACCTTATTAAAGGTAATTGTCACGTATAGACCCGATCATAATCATGTACTATTACGTGGTTACTGCTATGATTTCCTTCGAAATCTTTATTTTATCTTGAATATAACTGCAGAATTGTGTTCTTTCATCACATTTAATGCTGATTTCATGGACTGGTCTACTTAGACCACCCATTGGAGCCTAGATAATTGAAAGTCtatagaattttttttttcctttcgtgggtttgctcttggccccagacttgcccgatggcattgatgaggcctaagaaggagcgagctcgcccagcgCCCAACTTTTTTGACGGACACCAAACTATATATTGAAAGCCAATTGTACCATTTTGTGACTGGCCCGaatgtaattaaaatgtttagaaAATCACAAAACAACACGTACTCATTCAGTATTATGTTTAAATACGTTTAATTTATATGTTATGTCGGTactgaataaaaaaacaaaaataggaaGGTTCCAATGTTTATACAGATTTCTATTCTACACATTTTTTATAGTAGATTAACTTTTGGCGTTGACAGTTTGCCgatattttgtgaaaacaaaatgtttttcacATATTGAGCTTGTTTCGAGGTTATATACCTACCGGACCGAAACTGAAGTAAGTAGCTATAACTACACACCTAAAACGCACAGAAGGTACAAATTTCCTGCCTTGTTGGCGCGGCATCGGTAGGCTCGGTAATCTTGGTGTACACGGTACAGAAAATTCACCGTATTACTCTAATAAGCGCTTTCTGATTGGTATGGGAACGAAGGGGATCATCGCACGCGTTCTTCCTGGTAGGttcctattttttttgtttttttattgctaGTGCAATAAGATTGAAAAGGTAGAATATACCGATAGATGCGTACGTCAGAGCAAcacatttaatttacttaatctagaattttggataACAATATTATCATTGTTCATTGTATAGTAAGATGTCTTTCGCAGTtcctcggaaggagagatacatttttacgtttgATAAATATACTGACTTGCAACAAACAGTCAGTATATTCATTTCTTTCAAAAGTTCTCTCAGAGAGTCTCGACGACACAGATTATGAAAGCGCTAACTGCtctattttgaataattaaaatagtttctacatctgCAGCTCGGCCCCACAGCAAAATGCCGGAAGGTATTATGCTGTgaaagtagctgaagtagacaagtctagcagtgggtacatctgtgagttgtcgaaTCCTTccgacggcatatgctgctgaatttaattaagtagCTAGCCCGCTAATGTATGGTATTCAAAAGTAggttatttcatcatcatcatcagcccattaacgtccccactgctggggcacgggccttccctatggatggatagggagatcgggcgttaaaccaccacgcgggcccagtgcggattgatggttattgacgactgctaatgcagacgggaccaacggcttaacgtgccttccgaagcacggaggagctcgagatgaaaacattttttgtggtcacccatcctatgaccggcctttgcgaaagttgctgaactttaacaatcgcagcccgagcgcgtttaccgctgcgccactgagctcctcaggttatttactgtaaaccaacttggAACCTGAGACATGGCGCTGTGTATAGGCTGTGTGTGTGGGCGTGAAGGTtcttaaaaataaggaaaaaaacGGCACGGTTgtcataagtaatttatttagtagCGAGTGCGATGtccttaatattttttaaataatttcaaaactcTTTCGTAAACTAATTCTCTAACATCCTTTCCCCAGACAAAATCTGTATGACAGAAACCTTCAAATGGAATGTCGTAGAAATCTACAACGTTGGAAAGTTTCTCGCGCAGTGTCAGGACGTCTTTGTAGCCTGCAAACCAATCTCCTTTCTTTTTGTAGAAAAGAGCCACTGGTGCGCTTACTTTCTCCAATGAATACCTGAGCGGCGTCATAGAATTGTAAAGTTGTAAGTTCCTAATAGGCCCGTTATCATATTTTTCGAATTTCCCCGAATTAACTTCTTGAGCGTAGTGGAACAGTTGCTTAGATGCGATTCCTGCTGGCGCATGAGCGAAAATCACAGGCAGATTAGTCACATTCATTTGACCAACGCCAAATCCAGAAACCAGGAAATTAATATTACTACAAATAAGAGTAGCTAGTTCAGTAGTGccacaaattatttttgttaaaatttcaaCCAATGGGTTTTGAGGATTGAATCGGTAAAAACCTATCACATTGCGTATTATTTCTCCGAAAGGCCCTGCAACTGGAGACACGAGCTTTACGAGGGGGCTCTCCATATGTGACATATACACGATTGGTGAGAGCGCGAccattattgatattttttcgtTGTATTCCGGTCTCTCTGAGCACATCACGAAGAATGACGTTGTTCCTTGTGAGTGGCCTACGTATTTGACAGCAGTTCGGTTAGTTTCCTGCAGTACATAGTCGATCATAGCGGGCAGGTCGTAACGGCCGATTTCGTCCCAGCTGAAATCCCAGTAACGGGCAACATCGTCTTCTGCAGATAGGTATACATGGCCCCGTGAGTCTACAGAGCTGCCGCGAGCGTTGCCCATCCATACGTCGTACCCTTGCTCCGCTAGTATGTATGGGAGAGCTTTATGAGGTCCGACCGTCAGCCAATCTACAGCACTCATCAACAAGCCGTGCATTATAAAGACAGGTTCTCCTTTACCCGGAATTCTGTACATCGTCAGTTTGTATTTGTCTTCAGTTGTAACATGGTGAATTTCTGCATCATGACCATATTTATGCATTAATTGAGTAGCATTTAGGTATTTGTCTTCATTATCCTCTCCTAATCTGTATTGATTCAGGGCGTCGTGTTCTATGAGTTGTTGTATCTCGTCATTTAATTTAGGAAACTCTCCGGCAAATTGCAACAGGTCTTCAATTGTCTCTAAGCCGCTGAAAGGTAGTAAATCAAACGCGTAACCTAAATTGATAAATACATTTTGCAAGCCCAGAACCACGATAAAAATATACGTGACTGCCATGTTGCGAGCTCTGTTGTTGAAGTGATACTTCTACCAAACTACGAGCTCGATCTTTATAAGTATATCGGCATTAGGGTTTCGTACCTCAAAAGGAAACCTTATATGGTTACTTCTGTCCGTTTATCTGTTTGTCTCAAGAACGGGTCGATGTACcaattcaaaattttattatcattctcTCATACTGCatgaaaaaatcattttttgttGATTACGTGATACCTACAAATATCTCGTGTAGTGTAGGGAACCTTCGGTGCGCTAGTTCGATTCGCACTAGGCCGCTTTATTTGTTAGGTTTATGTTTGAAAAAGACATTATCGGCATCAATTATTTATTCAGGTTGAAATTGAATTTTTTATTCATATGCCAGGCTTAAAGACAAatgttttatgtaatttatcattattgtgaagttattattaaaatatttaggaAAATCGTACAAATTATAGTCAAGTATTTCTACTGGTCTTGTATGAAAAAATGATGTTA includes these proteins:
- the LOC126369143 gene encoding lipase 1-like, with amino-acid sequence MSKEGMEKPEIDIGFGYAFDLLPYSGLETIEDLLQFAGEFPKLNDEIQQLIEHDALNQYRLGEDNEDKYLNATQLMHKYGHDAEIHHVTTEDEYKLTMYRIPGEGEPVFIMHGLLMSAVDWLTVGPNKALPYIMAEQGYDVWMGNARGSSVDSRGHVYLSAEDDVARYWDFSWDEIGRYDLPAMIDYVLQKTKRAAVKYVGHSQGTTSFFVMCSERPEYNEKISIMVALSPIVYMSHMESPLWLQVAVMPAAATPWQTVSAHGLNLDEGLATSVGKFRMRFPRAKRIKSVSVTSHHCVIKMMTICLILP
- the LOC126369144 gene encoding lipase 1-like — translated: MAVTYIFIVVLGLQNVFINLGYAFDLLPFSGLETIEDLLQFAGEFPKLNDEIQQLIEHDALNQYRLGEDNEDKYLNATQLMHKYGHDAEIHHVTTEDKYKLTMYRIPGKGEPVFIMHGLLMSAVDWLTVGPHKALPYILAEQGYDVWMGNARGSSVDSRGHVYLSAEDDVARYWDFSWDEIGRYDLPAMIDYVLQETNRTAVKYVGHSQGTTSFFVMCSERPEYNEKISIMVALSPIVYMSHMESPLLKLKPSLEPMYQLKLEEMRPEGTDRGIYWDSCKQTEQ